Sequence from the Lates calcarifer isolate ASB-BC8 unplaced genomic scaffold, TLL_Latcal_v3 _unitig_5262_quiver_2720, whole genome shotgun sequence genome:
aaaaaacattatatagTGGGATGGTAGAGGGATGTGGGAccaataaatggtgtttttatgctccacattttccattttcactctcagttattttaatttgtatttttgtttctcacagtcaagccAGCAGAATTTAGTGTCATCAGTGTTGAATATTATCGATGTGAATAGTCCTTTAAATGGGGGgtgttattgtcctgaaagacaatctaatgtgacaggctgttgtaattgtagactacagaccaacacatgcagcattaatgatggaaatatgaatgtgaaccactttatagaaggtttctatttgatccaggttcagtttcccctgaggctgaaatactgttaacatgaagttcatactgaacataacagctttacattcatacatatacagcctgagtgttccaggcagaacatcattaacaggaacagctcattctcagacatgtgacccacatgttgactgtaatccaagtatctgagaaatgatcacatatgttccatgtccttccatctcatattacagatgaagaatccagagaacatgtgaccagtctctctgtctttgttggtttgacattgtgtcgttagagtctctttaaattcctctaaacccacagaattaacgtgcgctcttcatctgagagatacggtgcacgcccctttaatcaacacgcactaactctgattaagttaacaccgactcaactgacccacatctgaaccaccgtcgtagcgtttaacacagatcgaggcagtcagggtttgtcaaccccgactttacctgagaacctgagttCAACCACAGGAGCTTCAGCTCTCTTTGTAGGACAGGGCTCTGGTTTGTACAGTACACATAGTACACagagtacatacagtatttatgaatatatacagtactCAGTTACCTCTGACTGATGAATACACAACATCAGGATCAGCTGGTgattctgaaacacaaacacaaacagttgaaggctgctgtgtttgttaatgttgttgttgtgtgtgtgtgggtgtgtgtgtgagtgtgtgtgtgtgttgccatggttaccagTCCTCCTTCCTGCTTTCCTCTGAGATCTGATGACGATGTCCCCGTAGGTGACGTCAGCAGGacctgagagacagaagaaCAGGTACAGTTCATTGACCTACTCCTCTGATGAAGGTCTGGAAACATCCTCAAAGTCTGACCTGTGACTGTAACCAGCTCTGAGTGGTTTCACATGTTCAACTGTAGAGCAGAAcgaaataaaaatgaagacagCTAAactccaaaattagacattttctgtctcaaaaagatgcagaaaaactagtccatgcatttgttacttctaggctggactactgtaattcattattatcaggctgccccaacaagtttctaaagactctgcagctgatccaaaatgctgcagcacgattactgacaggaactaagAAAAGAGACCAGatttctcctgtgctagccTCTCTTGGGGCACTTGGGGAAACTTAGAGCAGCCTTCTTTCACTGATCCAGAGATTTTCCGGTTAAAGAAACTGTTGTTGAAGGTTCGGGCCCAATTAGAAAAAGATGAataagtgttgtttttgtttttctcttttattttatgttttcattttgtttttgtttggtttcagcTTTATAAAGAACATGTGTGACATAAAGCTGGGGTCTTTAAATATTAATGGTGCCCGAGATGATGTGAAAAGAGCTTCTCTGTTTAGTTTGATTCAGaacaaaaagttaaatgtaaCTTTCATCCAGGAAACTCATAGTACTTCTGACAATGAATCTGATTGGAGGAGGGCCTTTTTAAGTCATAGGAGCAGTAACAGTGGGGGTGTTGGTATTCTCTTTTCTAGAGATTTCTTGCCAGTCTCTTGCAGTGTTGATGAAATAGTTCCAGGTCGActgttaaaagtaaaagctgAGTTTGAGAAAGTTAAAATGgtgtttgtgaatgtttatgCTCCAGCTGTTGGTCTGGAGAGACTTGTTTTTCTGGAGGAGTTAAAAAATGCTCTCCAGAACTGTAAGAGTGAAGAGTATTTGTTTCTGGGAGGCGACTTCAACTGTACAGTAAACCCTGATTTGGACAGGAATCACCAGGAACCTCATGCTGCTTCTAAGAGCTGTCTCACGAAGCTTGTAGAAACCTTTGAACTGTGTGATGTGTGGAGATACCTTCATAACAGTGTGCGGCAGTATACCTGTGTTCACTCCAAAGATAATTTGTTTGTCTGATCACTTGATAGAGTGTATTGTTTTGAGCATCATATCAGTGTATGTAAagcctaagcctaaccctaaccctatttAAAGGTTGTTCTATAAGTCCTGTTGGTTTTTCAGATCATTCTCTCGTacagtgtttgatttttattaaagatgtaaaatgtaaaagtgcaTACTGGCACATCAATACCACTCTGTTATCTGACAAAAATTTTCAAAGTGTTTTCAGGACTTTTTGGTTCAATCATAGGAAAGCTAAACGTGAGTACAGCTCTTTACAGCAGTGGTGGGATGTGGGTAAAGTTAAAATTAAGCAGCTTTGCCTACAGTACACTCTCAATGCCACAAAGGACATGACTCGATCTATGAGAGCTCTGGAGAGAGAagtggtggagctgcaggttCTAGCAGACTCCACAGGAGAACGAGAACATGTTGAAGTTCTCAAAAGCAAGAAAGCAGCTCTGTTTGACCTGCTGGGTATTCATGCTCAAGGTGCTCTGGTTCAGTCACGTTTTCAAAACATTGTAAGAATGGATGCtccctctcactttttctttgggCTGGAACGTAAGAATGGTCAGAGGAGACTGATGCACTCTTTGAGGTCTGACAGCGGGCTTCTACTGCAAGAGTCTGCTGGGATTCAACAGCATGCTGTTGATTTCTATCAGGACCTTTACAAGATGGATCTCTAGGAGGACCCAGAAGAGGCGTTGTCTTTCTATGAAGGTCTTCCTAAAGTGTCTTAAATGGAAAATGCAGAGGTGGAGGCGCAGCTCTctgctgaggagctgcaggaggcaCTGCGGGGCCTACAGAGTGGGAAGGCTCCAGGGATCGATGGCCTCCCTGCAGACTTCTATAAGACCTTCTGGCCTGTTATTGGTGAAGATCTGTTACTGGTTCTGAGGGACAGTCTGAGCACAGGGCGGCtgcctctgagctgcaggagggctgtcctcaccctcctcccaaAGAAAGGTGACCTACAGGAGATTAAGAACTGGCGccctgtgtctctgctctgtactGACTATAAACTCCTGTCCAAAGTGTTGGCTCTGAGACTAAGGAAAGTGTTGGAGCAGGTCCTTCATGTAGACCAGACATACTGTGTACCCGGCAGGTTGATATCTGATAATATTTTTCTGATTCGAGATATTTTGAACCTCTCCGGTTCATTGGGCTGTGAGCTTGGTCTGATTTCTCTAGATCAAGAAAAGGCTTTTGATCGAGTTGAACACCAATACTTGTGGCAGACGCAGCAGGCTTTTGGGTTCAGCTCTGGTTTTATAGCCAAGATCAGGGTCTTGTATATTGAGAGTGTACTAAAGATTAACGGTGGTTTGAGTGCTCCTTTTAAGGTGCAGAGGGGAGTCAGACAGggctgtctctgtctgtctgctatATTCTCTGGCCTTAGAGCCTCTTACCACCAGAAATGGATCTTCAGACTGAGAGGCCACTCAGGCCCAAGGATCCAACAGCTCCCCCAAGATCGATCCAGATCGATGATCATGAGATTCCTCAATGCAGCAATAAGAGATGAGATCATACGACAAACATGGAGCCAGAGACAGGTCCTCGTTCAAGACAAACAGATCCTCTTTGATCAGGACCCGAAAGTCTACGACGTCATCAAACAGTCAGAAAGAGGGAAATACAGATGAAATGTCTGCCAATCAAAAATACACCTCTCATGTGTAAAAGGCTTCTAAATGATACATCACAACATCCAGAGGATAACaaggacaaacaggaagtggaattAAATATGACTGAGGACGACGTGAGGGAGGAGCTGTGTAACTGTCAGACAGGAAGAATCTGTCAGATAATATCTGAATTCACCCTTCATCATTTCTTCACAGCTGAATCAACCTTCTGTGGGACAGTCCTGTGATGAGGGAGTACTGCAGGAAAACTGTGGAGCAGATCAGTGAAGACTGTCTGTCCTAAACAAACAGGATGTTTCCATGGTCTGTCAGCTCTGACaacctccctctgtctgtgtgtgtgtgtgtgtgtgtgtgtgtacctgcagtgtgtgtccTCACTCCAGAGTAGACTGTgtcttcagcagcagagtgtttgtCTGTTAGTAACAGGAGACATGACTCTGTTAGTGCAGCTGATCAGACTCACATCTACAACATCAACGtgtgcctgtctctctctctctgtctgactgactgtctctctctctccgtctctctgtctgtctgtctgtctctctgtctgactgactgtctgactgactgactgactgtctgtctgtctgtctgtctgtctgactgactgtctctgtctctctctctccgtctctctgtctgtctgtctgtctctctgtctgactgactgtctctgtctctctctctccgtctctctgtctgtctgtctgtctgtctgtctgtctctctgtctgtctgtctctctgtctgtctgtctgtgtgtctctctgtgtgactgactgtctctctctcactctctctgtctgtctgtctgtctgtctctctgtctgactgtcattAGTCACATGTTCCTCATTAACTCTCATCACCTCcatctctgttgtttttctttctttattctctGAACTCTAACAGTCCACCgcgtctcctcctccacccacctTTCCTATTGGCTGTGTGtctcacagtgacatcacagtaGGTGACATCATCTGGAGCAGGTGAAGGAGTCGGTCCTGAGGAGAgaaggatcaggatcaggatcaggtgTGTCTCTGATGAACCTGCTATAATCAGAGGCTCTGACAGAGAAACCAgttcaatgagagacagaggaaggttCTCTGAGTCTGGGTCCAGTATAGACTGAGTCCAGAAAAGACCTGCAGACTGAGTCCAGTAATTACCTGTttgtttcctccaccacagcACAAGAccaaccaggaccaggaccaggagaACCAGAGAGCCCAGAGCTGCTACaactgggaggaggagggaggagaaggaggagtcTATGGGAGGTGGGGAGGAGTTAGAGGAGTAGTTGGAGgttgtaggaggaggaggaggagaagatgaaggaggaggaggaggaggaggaggaggaggaggaggaggagctgcaggagagatGAGTAGAACCTGGTTCAGTGCAGTGATCAGTTTATTATCAGGTCAGCAGGTTAGTTCATATCTTTAAACTGTcatagaaacaggaagtgatgtcactgacctctgaccctcagtctGCTCTGAGGAGAGTCAAAACCTTTGTTTCTGTAACACCAGTAGAGACCTTCATGAGACTGTTGGACTTTACTGAGGGGGAGTTCTCCATCAGGTCCAGATCCAAGGTCTTTACCATCCCTGAAGAAAAAAGCCTTGAATCTGTTGTTGTCTTTATCTCTACAGCGCAgagtgacatcacttcctgtcatcaCAGGAAGTGCAGGGATCTCCAGAATAACTGGAacacctgaaccacagagacacagacagagtttcaccaacagacctgaaccacagagacacagacagagtttcaccaacagacctgaaccacagagaaacTACAGGATGGAAACACTGACCTGCTTTATCAGTTACTGTGTTAATGACACTGATGTTGATCTGATCAGCTCTGTCTTCACACCAGTAACCTCCAGAGTCTGAGAGACTGAGACCAGAGATGTTACAGGAGGAACCATCAAACCTCCCAAATCCTGAAGCTGGTCCACAGTCCTCAGTCTGTCCTCCTCTGGTCCTCTTTACTGTCTGTCCATCAGAGACCACCTGTCCCTCACATCTCAGAGAGACGGACTCTCCTTTAAAGAACTGGAGACGGTTTGGACTGACATTCAGAGAGACTGGaggacagacagtcagacagacagacagtcagtcagtcagtcagacagacagtcagacagacagtcagtcagacagtcagtcagacagtcagtcagacagacagacagacagacagtcagtcagtcagtcagtcagacagacagtcagacagacagtcagtcagacagtcagtcagacagtcagacagacagacagacagacagacagacagatagacagacagacagacagacagacagcagtcagacagatagacagacagacagacagtcagacagacagacagacagacagtcagtcagtcagtcagtcagacagatagacagacagtcagacagacagtcagtcagacagtcagacagacagacagacagacagacagacagtcagacagatagacagacagacagacagtcagtcagtcagacagtcagtcagacagtcagacagacagacagacagacagacagacagtcagacagatagacagacagacagacagtcagacagacagacagacagacagacagtcagtcagagtaaatgtatctgtattattattggagtcagtgactgttttctcttccatcagctcacctgcagaaacagtcagtccagacagcagcagcacagacacacctgcaacaggaggacagaggacactgagggtcagaggacactgagggacagaggacactgagggacagaggacactgagggtcagaggtcacagctgATCCATACCTGAAAACACTGAGTTCTGTTTTGCACATTACtacatgtgtgtcagtgtgtgtgtgtcagtggtgtgtgtgtcagtggtgtgtTGTTGTGCTGGAGAAACTGGTTGATCTGAGACTTTACCCTGAACTGTGTCAGGTTCAGTTTGACCCTCAGAGCTTCCTGTAGCTGGACTGACCTGTTCACTGGACTCACCCTgacccagctgctgctgagacCAGGACTCTGGTCTAATATCAGTTTTCATATGAATGGATGAGTCGAGTTTCCTCTGATCTGTATCTTTACTGGATCATTAAcagctcttctttctctcctcgtCTTAGTTCAGTCagtgttcatgttcatgttcattcatctcaacaagatctagcccccccccaaacacacacacacagactgtcacagactataatcctcccaccccccactacacgttacattaacacacatccggacaatcactgccaccttcatTTTTGCAatctacactttacactttatactttacattttactttttaattatgtatatttatgtatatagttcttgctcttcactcttttcctttactataactgtcctttagcaccaatataccaagacaaattccttgtatgtgcaaacttacttggcaataaagtctgattctgattctgatgttgtttcctgtcactgacTGATggttctgtgttggacaggaaaccagACTCAGCAGTTTCACCTGGTGCTGATGAAGCTGGGTTAAATAAACATGTGACTGTTGAACCTGAGCCCTGCTCTGACTCACAGAGACCACAGGGGGGCGCTGCAGGACACTCATCATTCACACTGAGTCTAAACAGGTTCAACCTGCAGAGTTTGTTCATGTGAAACAGGAGCAGTCAGAGTCTGAGAGTCTGAGTCCTGCTCCAGGTCAGAGTCCAGAGGGTTAATGTTTTACCACAAACACATGACAGGAAGTCAGAGCACAAACGACAGCCACAAataattaccaaaataaaacaggaagtgacacagcaggaaaataaaacacagaataaatgataatatcaaactgcagcagtttggCCTCATCAGCCACCGTAGGttcacacactgaatacactAATATGGACAGAGACAATACCCAGCATGCATTTCACTCCAACCACAGGTGATGGTGGAGAtcctgaactgaactgaaaactgtCATTTAATATAAAGTCTGTAACATGAGGTCACTTCCTGTGGACAGAGGTCACCTGAGCAGGTAACAGGTGATGTCAGTctaacacacagtcacaggaaACATCCACTGTTTCTACACCGTGAGGCTGATTCAATAGATCACCTCAGAGAGGTTCAGGGTTTAATGGTGatgtacaaagaaaaacattttccactgagTGAGAACGTGAAGAGATAATAAAGTAGAGTAGAACGTGAAGAGATAATAAAGTAGAATCAGAGTAGAAGTAGAAGTAGAATCTGATAGAGGAGGTTTAATCAGTTCAGGTAGAGATGGAGCCTGAATGTTACAGCTGAAGGAGGATCAGGTCTTTATAGGTCTGTGttataatgaataataattattagataAAGTGTTGGTGAATggtcagaggaagaagaagaagaagaagaagaagaagaagaagaagaagaagaagaagaagaagaagaagaagagctctttaaaaaggttttactCTCTGTCCTGATTCAGCTCTgaacagctgttgttgttgttgttgttgttgtctttttatttttcttgtttggtttatttgtcTCGTGCTCAGTCGTTGTTGAGTTTGTGACGTTTGGTTGAAaaagttataaataaagtttttttaaacCCTCCTGAACCTGATCACTGAAGGACtctgatccagatccagatccagttCACTTCAGACTTTTCTTCTGTCAAATCTGCAGATTTTAGAAACTTCCTGTGGATGAAGTTTCCTACAGGCAGTGAAGTGGACGTGGTGTTGAATGGACAGAgagctctgctctgcttcaggattaacacagacagaaacaggaggTTTCACAGAGCGTCTGCGGTTTAAtgcctgatcctgatcctgatcctgaatGAACGGTGATCAGCTCAGTTAGAGACTCTACAGCTGCTGAGGAACTCACTCTGACTCTCAGCTCGTCCTGGAGCTCAGGAAACAGACGTCTGAGCAGAGaccactgaaaacactgttctctgtctctgtctctgtctctgtctacaGTCTGTTCACTCTGACACAGACTGCAGATAATCTGACAGGATCTCTCtgacctggactctgactctgatctggactctgactctgactctgatctggactctgactctgactctgacctggactctgactctgactctgacctggactctgactctgactctgactctgactcgGACTCTGATCTGGACTCTgatctggactctgactctgactctgatggTCATCAAacacctgtctgtttctgtgttgaataAAGATTCCTCTAAAATCCTGTGAGGTTCAAACAGAACAGATCAACTGTCAGAGACTCTCAGAGGATCAGAGAGGAAAACTGAGACAGTGACTCTGATCTGATCTGGTCTGATCTGACCTGAACTGGTCTGATCTGAACtggtctgatctgatctgaggtcagttcaaacacattcaacattaaaactgtttaaacaAGTTTCATCAACTCAAGCGTCACCGCCTCAGAATCTGACTCCACCTGAACAGACTCAGTCTGGGTCCTGGTCCAGATCAgtctgagtgagtgagtgagtgagtgagtgagtgagtgaggtcagtgtttgactcaccgaggagcagagacacagacggaGTCTTCATGTTGTCTGGATGACGACTGAAtgtcagtctgagcagcagagcgACGCCTTcagcttcacttcctgttctccctcctccctcctccctcaccctctcacGGCCGCTGCCTCGCTGTGAGAGGGTGAAGCTGTTTCACACATCAGGTGATGCTGCACCTGATGCACCTGAGCTACGatgcacctcctcctcctcctcctcctccacctcctcccacaGCAGGAAGACTCGCTGCATCAGAGCTGGGGggtaaaggtcaaaggtcagacaggGTGACGCTCTGTCTGTGAAACAGTCCTGTTTGGTACCTGGGTCTGAACCTGGACCACACCTGGACCTGATCCCCTCCCTcaggtggaggagcagaggagtcTGCTGCACCTGGTCCAGAGTGACAGGAGACAGGTGTCAGAGTCTCAGAGTCCAGGTCTGGACCTGAGTCTGGGTCCAGGTCTGACTATGAGCTGGTCTCAATTctcaacataaaaaataacctttaatggtaaaatgataaaaagaggaacaaagaaaaagaggaaggaaacaagATGGAcgactgaagactgaagataACACACTTCTCACAACACaatacacatcacacacaccacacatcaacacacaacaacacaacacacacaccacacatcaacacacaacaacacaacacaatacacatcacacaccacacaccacacatcaacacacaacacaatacacatcacacaccacacacaccacacatcaacacacaacacaacacaacacaccctGACCCAGAGCAGACTGTGACCATGTTTCTCAGACCAGTCGAGGGAACGATGTTCGTGTTAAACTGGTGTAAACTCACTTCtgctttctgctgtttattctcacactctgtctctgacacAACAGGCCTGTTACACACAGACCAGACCAGAACAGACCAGACCAGCACAGGCCAGGCCAGCACAggccagaccagaccagaccagcaCAGGCCAGACCAGACCAGAACAGCACAGACAAGACCAGAACCaccagacctcctcctctgtcactcagCCACAGGTGAAGCAGGTGAAGCACAGACGGACTCCTGGTCACAGATCGGTCTGATCTCAGATCAGTGTACGGTTcatcagtctcagtctcagtctcacaAAATGGCCGCCATCCTCCACCCTGAGATGGAGGCGAGGAGGAGCTGATAGTGATTGTGACACCGCTGAGTGACGATGAGCTGAAACCACAACCACAGACGTTATTCAGTCCTCCTCAGAGAACAGGCCTGTTTACAGGGACCAGAGCAGGACCAGAGTCCAGACCCTCAGTCTGGGTCTGGATCACTGAGGACTGAGGGTctgtggacagagacagagacaacaacCACAGTAAAGCTGAGAAAGACTCCTGATGCAAACATCCTctggtcagaggtcagaggtcagagggctGATCatctgatggttgtaaagatgatcctttaagattctcctgtggtgtgagctgtgttcagactgatcttaccctccctgatctgctctgaagacaatCGATGATCAATACCTTTGATCATGAAtcctgttgtgtgagagagagaggacaggagacgTTCTcgtcctccatgtttgtttcctctgaagtCGTCAGATGAGATCTGAGCAGGAATCTGTCGTCATGTGACGTCTCCGATGTTTCCTACATCATTCAGTTTGTAATGACCTGTCAGGGTTCAGTCCAGAGGAGGAACCTGGTCCGGTCCGGTCTGATCTGGTCTGGGTGAATCCAGCTGTGGCAgctgttcctctctgctctggatGTGGACAGAAAGTAAAACTCTACTTttgtgttgattaaaaaaaacttttaggAAACAGAGaagtttaaccacaaacaagAAGGAAGGAATATTTAAAGCCATGAAGGAGAAGTGAAACAGTGATACACTGAGAATGAACATGTTTTATGGGTCTGGCTCCACAGCGCCTCCTGCAGCGTTTCACCTACAGGTGTGAGAGACGACAGGTGTATGGAGCAGCCTGACACCTacagcaggacacacactgacacattattaaaatcttacctgatgtaaaaaacatcacagacacCTGAGGACAGGTGATGTCAGACAGGTGTGTTCTTATAGTGAGTGATGtccaacacaccacacactaacagattcattttaacaaccagagtctggactcacAGCTCCACACCTGACCacgtcagaggaaacaaacatggccgaCGACCACGTCTCTggtttgttgtgcttctgttTTCAGTGAGCTGCTTCCTGAtctcagagcagatcagggagggtaagatcagtctgaacacacctcacaccacaggacaaTCTGACAGGATCATCTTTACAGCCGTCAGATCATCAGACCTGAACAGACCTGAGGACTCGGATCAGGTCTGATCATCTTCTGCTGTGAATTACTTTGGTTTGAAGATGTTTAATTTTTAGAGGTCGTACTGTAGAGCTGAtgttcctctgtcctcttctacAAACCTGCAGCAACAGGCCTTCAGAGTAACTTCAGAGTAACTCAGTAACTGATCAGAGTAACTTCAGAGTAACTCAGTAACTGATCAGAGTAACTCAGTAACTGATCAGAGTAACTCAGTAACCTGTATCACTACAGGTTTCATGGTGATTAACCTGCGTCTCTAACCTGCTCTGAGCAGGTTGTGTCAGTAACTCGGTGTTAATCGACCCACAGACTGAGGCCGACTCTGCAGGACCAGGATGTTCAGTCTAAAGAGTTTCATCTCCATCAGAGTCTGAGCTGAGGTGTCGTCTCCTCAGAGAAACATGGCCGCTCACAGGAAGTGTTTGTTCCTCCAGGTGAAGAGCCTCAGCTGTTCACACATTAAACCCTGTAACATTAAACCAGGTGGACTGATTCTCACAGATCTCAGACCGGACCTCATGGATTCTGGTGTCGGGGTTGGTGGGATGCTCTGgcttcaggaggcgttcaggttctgacaggaagtgaggacacctgaacgcagcattagtcatctctgatattcagccgcagcacttcctgctccaacATTTCACCAATAAGAGATCATTCAGGTAACATTAGAAAAGGTCAGACTCAGGTCAGACCTCTGAAACGGTCTGAGCTGGTCCCAGGATCAGGACCTGAAGGAAGACCAGACCACACGGTGTTTCCCTCAGTTGTTTTATTATAAAAGTTGTTTCTACTCTGACAGTGAACAAGGAAAGAAAACCTCCGATAAACCTCcgtaagaaaataaaaaacaacaacatgatgatgatgatgaagagcgGGGGGCGGggggtttccatggcaacacacaGGGGTGACAGTGGGGATGGGGAGGGTGCAGgggtaaccatggtaacagtgaggagggggggggggttactcTACTATCCTCTGGTGTCGGACAGTTTAACatctgatcacacacacacacccacacacacttacagaaaggcaacacacacacagtgacacacactcactccgtggtcctgtgtgtgtgtttcagagcgACCTCAGTCTGGTCATGTGACGTGCCGACAGTGAGCCAGAGCTTTCAGCCTGGGCTTCatcactctgacctctgacactcTGCGACTCCTGACGTGAAAACTTCACTGATCAATTTGTTCTGATTGGTTAATTTAACAGGAAGTGGTGAGAATCTGACATCTCcctctgaccaatcagattcaggtactttcaaaataaaagcatcaaatctGAGACACAAACGTCTCTgcattaaaaagataaaaactcCGGCCTCATCACTGAGGTGAAGTGCATTCTGGGAGGTGGGCGT
This genomic interval carries:
- the LOC108874235 gene encoding uncharacterized protein LOC108874235 isoform X1: MKTPSVSLLLGVSVLLLSGLTVSAVSLNVSPNRLQFFKGESVSLRCEGQVVSDGQTVKRTRGGQTEDCGPASGFGRFDGSSCNISGLSLSDSGGYWCEDRADQINISVINTVTDKAGVPVILEIPALPVMTGSDVTLRCRDKDNNRFKAFFFRDGKDLGSGPDGELPLSKVQQSHEGLYWCYRNKGFDSPQSRLRVRAPPPPPPPPPPPPPSSSPPPPPTTSNYSSNSSPPPIDSSFSSLLLPVVAALGSLVLLVLVLVGLVLWWRKQTGPTPSPAPDDVTYCDVTVRHTANRKDKHSAAEDTVYSGVRTHTAGPADVTYGDIVIRSQRKAGRRTESPADPDVVYSSVRAEETLQLPSPKDRMTSHDALQQQQQIHV
- the LOC108874235 gene encoding hemicentin-2-like isoform X3 codes for the protein MKTPSVSLLLGVSVLLLSGLTVSAVSLNVSPNRLQFFKGESVSLRCEGQVVSDGQTVKRTRGGQTEDCGPASGFGRFDGSSCNISGLSLSDSGGYWCEDRADQINISVINTVTDKAGVPVILEIPALPVMTGSDVTLRCRDKDNNRFKAFFFRDGKDLGSGPDGELPLSKVQQSHEGLYWCYRNKGFDSPQSRLRVRDSSFSSLLLPVVAALGSLVLLVLVLVGLVLWWRKQTGPTPSPAPDDVTYCDVTVRHTANRKDKHSAAEDTVYSGVRTHTAGPADVTYGDIVIRSQRKAGRRTESPADPDVVYSSVRAEETLQLPSPKDRMTSHDALQQQQQIHV
- the LOC108874235 gene encoding uncharacterized protein LOC108874235 isoform X2, whose translation is MKTPSVSLLLGVSVLLLSGLTVSAVSLNVSPNRLQFFKGESVSLRCEGQVVSDGQTVKRTRGGQTEDCGPASGFGRFDGSSCNISGLSLSDSGGYWCEDRADQINISVINTVTDKAGVPVILEIPALPVMTGSDVTLRCRDKDNNRFKAFFFRDGKDLGSGPDGELPLSKVQQSHEGLYWCYRNKGFDSPQSRLRVRAPPPPPPPPPPPPPSSSPPPPPTTSNYSSNSSPPPIDSSFSSLLLPVVAALGSLVLLVLVLVGLVLWWRKQTGPTPSPAPDDVTYCDVTVRHTANRKDKHSAAEDTVYSGVRTHTAGPADVTYGDIVIRSQRKAGRRTESPADPDVVYSSVRGK